A region from the Sutcliffiella horikoshii genome encodes:
- the spoVT gene encoding stage V sporulation protein T: MKATGIVRRIDDLGRVVIPKEIRRTLRIREGDPLEIFVDRDGEVILKKYSPISELSDFAKEYAEALYDSLGHPVLICDRDTFIAVAGSSKKEYLNKSISEVVEKSMEDRNSVLKTDEQQLAIVDGHVEPLSSYTIGPIVANGDPIGAVVIMSKDKSLGEVEQKAVETAAGFLARQMEQ; encoded by the coding sequence ATGAAAGCAACTGGTATTGTACGTCGTATTGATGACCTCGGTCGCGTTGTAATTCCTAAAGAAATAAGAAGAACCCTGCGTATTCGCGAGGGTGACCCGCTTGAGATTTTTGTCGATCGAGACGGAGAGGTTATCTTAAAGAAATACTCTCCAATTAGTGAGCTTAGCGATTTCGCTAAGGAATATGCCGAAGCTCTCTATGATAGCCTGGGACACCCGGTGTTAATCTGTGATCGCGATACGTTTATTGCTGTCGCTGGAAGTTCTAAAAAGGAATATCTGAACAAAAGCATCAGCGAAGTTGTGGAGAAATCCATGGAAGATCGCAATTCAGTGTTAAAAACGGATGAACAGCAGCTGGCAATTGTCGACGGGCACGTAGAACCACTTTCCTCTTATACCATTGGACCTATCGTGGCAAACGGAGATCCAATTGGGGCAGTGGTAATCATGTCCAAAGATAAGTCGCTTGGAGAAGTGGAACAAAAAGCTGTTGAAACAGCTGCAGGCTTCCTTGCGAGACAGATGGAGCAATAA
- a CDS encoding putative polysaccharide biosynthesis protein: protein MNDLSSHSYQKVWKGAMILTVAGIIIKILSAAYRVPFQNIVGDVGFYIYQQVYPFYGVAIILSTYGFPVVISKIIAEHPENTREQAARKIRWVSFCFLTLLGLSFFLLLYLGAPHLAAFMGDLELSVLIKIVSFSFLLLPLVSVWRGSFQGLGEMTPTAVSQVSEQVIRVGTILVLSYLLMNAGFSLYEVGAGAIFGSVIGGIAAVLILLAFYQKRKREQKHTVAPSNMLPSSKSIVKVLMLQGFTICISSLLLVLFQMVDAFTIYAGLLDSGVDAQSAKGLKGVYDRGQPLIQLGTVVATAFSLSLVPYIILSKDKEEAVKEKISLSIRVSIGVGAGAAVGLAWLIKPVNVMLFSNENGYHVLLVLGLSILFCSIALTAAAILQGLGNPYLPALFVGIGIGFKYLLNVLLIPVHSTMGAAVSTLVAFSSVAVMMVLALKKKTGTSIFERMPTVPLLVSIGMMSAVLAVYLLLTDALIGDSRTLATFQSIVGVVIGGLTYLLILIKNHFFTKEELMLLPLGKKLVKLLK, encoded by the coding sequence ATGAATGATTTATCATCACACTCCTATCAAAAGGTCTGGAAAGGCGCCATGATCCTCACTGTTGCAGGGATCATCATCAAAATCCTCAGTGCAGCATATCGCGTTCCTTTTCAAAATATCGTAGGAGATGTTGGCTTTTATATTTATCAGCAGGTATATCCCTTTTACGGGGTTGCTATCATTTTATCTACATATGGCTTTCCGGTTGTCATTTCTAAAATCATTGCAGAACACCCTGAGAACACAAGAGAACAAGCGGCACGTAAAATACGCTGGGTGTCCTTTTGTTTCTTGACGCTGTTGGGTTTGAGCTTTTTTCTGTTGCTGTACCTTGGTGCGCCCCACTTAGCAGCTTTTATGGGAGATTTGGAACTCTCTGTATTAATTAAAATTGTCTCCTTCTCCTTTTTGCTGTTGCCTTTGGTGTCTGTGTGGAGGGGAAGCTTTCAGGGACTCGGGGAGATGACGCCGACAGCCGTTTCGCAAGTCAGTGAACAGGTAATTAGAGTAGGGACTATCCTGGTTCTATCCTATCTGCTCATGAATGCTGGATTTTCCCTTTATGAAGTAGGTGCAGGGGCCATATTCGGGTCAGTCATCGGCGGAATTGCTGCGGTCCTGATACTGTTGGCCTTTTATCAAAAAAGGAAAAGAGAGCAGAAACACACGGTTGCACCTTCAAACATGCTTCCGTCTTCGAAGTCTATTGTAAAGGTCCTTATGCTTCAAGGCTTTACCATCTGCATCAGCTCGCTGTTGCTGGTCCTTTTTCAGATGGTGGACGCGTTTACGATTTATGCGGGGCTGTTGGATTCAGGTGTTGATGCGCAGAGTGCCAAAGGACTCAAAGGGGTCTATGACAGGGGACAGCCGCTTATACAGCTTGGAACGGTGGTGGCGACGGCATTCTCGCTATCGCTTGTCCCATACATTATTCTCTCTAAGGACAAGGAAGAGGCAGTGAAAGAGAAGATCAGTCTCTCGATCCGTGTCAGCATTGGAGTGGGAGCAGGAGCGGCTGTGGGACTTGCCTGGCTTATTAAACCAGTGAATGTGATGCTTTTTTCCAATGAAAATGGCTACCATGTTCTATTGGTACTTGGTTTGTCGATTCTCTTTTGCAGTATTGCCCTGACGGCAGCTGCTATCTTGCAGGGACTTGGCAATCCGTATCTTCCGGCTCTTTTTGTAGGTATCGGGATCGGCTTTAAATATTTGCTGAATGTCCTGTTGATCCCGGTCCATTCCACAATGGGAGCGGCGGTCAGTACTTTGGTGGCGTTCAGTTCGGTCGCCGTCATGATGGTCCTTGCGTTAAAAAAGAAGACAGGCACTTCTATTTTTGAGAGAATGCCAACCGTCCCCTTGCTTGTGAGCATCGGAATGATGTCTGCCGTTTTGGCAGTCTATCTGCTTCTTACAGATGCACTGATAGGCGACAGCCGTACCCTTGCCACCTTCCAAAGCATAGTGGGAGTGGTGATTGGCGGACTCACCTACCTATTAATTTTAATTAAAAATCATTTTTTCACAAAAGAAGAACTTATGCTTCTCCCTTTAGGAAAAAAGCTGGTGAAGCTTTTAAAATAA